The Brasilonema sennae CENA114 genome includes a region encoding these proteins:
- a CDS encoding RNA-guided endonuclease InsQ/TnpB family protein translates to MKARYQFRFYPTDQQRVSLSQLFGCVRVVWNDALALCKQSEKLPSNNDLQKLVLTQAKKTERRGWLADVSSTALQQSVADLGVAYKNFFNSLKGKRKGTAVATTGGTPATRCLKKVGSPKFKKRTNQQSARLTISGFSIKGDEVYLAKIGNIKPIWSRHLPSAPSSVTVIKDCANRYFLSFVVEVQSVDIEAKNQSIGIDLGIKTFAVMSNGEKATSPNYSKLDKRIRRKQRKLARQQKDSKRRNKTRIQIAKLHNRLADTRKDFLHKLSTKVVSENETIVLEDLNVSGMVKNRKLARVISLQGWREFRTFCEAKSEKLGRTFRVISRWEPTSQICFDCGFKWGKLDLKVRSILCLNCGVEQDRDENAAKNIVKVGIGHCHDSKWTHREGKTGLPAHLNEASRITDPLGR, encoded by the coding sequence ATGAAAGCCAGATACCAATTCCGTTTCTACCCAACCGACCAACAACGAGTGAGCCTGTCTCAGTTGTTTGGTTGTGTAAGGGTGGTGTGGAATGACGCTCTGGCACTTTGCAAACAATCGGAAAAGCTGCCAAGTAACAACGACCTTCAAAAATTAGTACTTACTCAAGCCAAGAAAACGGAGCGCCGTGGATGGTTAGCAGATGTTTCGAGTACAGCATTGCAACAATCGGTTGCAGATCTAGGGGTCGCTTACAAAAACTTTTTTAATTCGCTCAAAGGTAAACGGAAAGGGACGGCAGTCGCTACAACGGGGGGAACCCCCGCAACGCGCTGCCTCAAGAAAGTCGGCAGTCCTAAATTCAAAAAACGTACAAATCAGCAATCAGCAAGATTGACAATCAGTGGCTTTTCAATCAAAGGAGATGAGGTTTACCTAGCCAAAATTGGAAACATTAAGCCAATTTGGTCGAGACACTTGCCGTCAGCGCCAAGTTCAGTCACTGTAATCAAGGACTGTGCTAATCGTTATTTTCTTAGCTTCGTAGTAGAAGTTCAATCAGTCGATATCGAGGCTAAAAACCAAAGCATTGGTATTGATTTGGGGATAAAAACTTTTGCAGTGATGAGCAATGGTGAAAAAGCTACCAGTCCCAATTACTCAAAGTTAGACAAGAGAATACGTCGCAAACAGCGCAAACTAGCACGCCAGCAAAAAGACTCGAAACGTAGAAACAAAACCAGAATTCAAATAGCCAAGTTGCACAATCGGTTAGCCGATACCCGAAAAGATTTCTTGCACAAGCTATCGACCAAAGTGGTCAGTGAAAACGAAACTATTGTTTTGGAAGATTTGAATGTCTCAGGAATGGTTAAGAACCGCAAACTAGCACGAGTGATTAGTTTGCAAGGTTGGCGTGAATTTCGGACATTTTGCGAAGCAAAATCCGAGAAGCTGGGCAGAACGTTCCGTGTCATCAGTCGCTGGGAACCAACTAGTCAAATTTGTTTTGATTGTGGCTTTAAGTGGGGCAAGCTTGATTTAAAAGTGCGTTCCATTCTTTGCCTAAACTGTGGAGTTGAGCAAGACAGAGATGAAAACGCAGCTAAAAATATAGTAAAAGTCGGGATAGGGCATTGCCACGACTCTAAATGGACGCACAGAGAAGGTAAGACTGGCTTGCCAGCACATCTCAACGAAGCGTCAAGAATCACCGACCCTTTAGGGCGGTGA
- a CDS encoding S-layer homology domain-containing protein, with product MVNSTVVATLTIYVNPTIGNDANAGTRLNPYKTITRALKVTTTPKVIQLACGTYNTASGEIFPLIIPVGVMLIGHEATKGQGIVISGSGKYESESFGIQNITLVLLNYAQLMGVTVVNPTKKGTGVWIESTSPILANNTFTKCGREAVFVSGSAKPLIQENVFLENGVSGLVMAGDSKGEVLNNFFQKNLLGIAISDYVECNVLKNTFIENRNAIALSRDARPILRNNLIENNIQTGLLVNGNAAPDLGNPQNPGGNIFRDNGQFDIENATSAHLLSVSNNLNYTKVKGIIEFINPTEDIVPVSVNTDFSDMAGHWAMAFVEALHKNNLMNGFPDGTFRPEAPITRAEYADVIARSFQLPSGKKIRKFTDVKRSFWASSAIERAASMEFISAFPDGTFRPMQNLTRIQTIVSLVNGLKLSGGNPNILGVFGDSAQIPSAATKAVAVATENLLIVNYPQIKLLEPLRDITRAEVAACIYQALVASGKQKPISSPYIVNPNVEIASDTEVMTHWAAGFIQALLKMGLTHGFAHETFEPDKPITRAQYAALVAVCFNPTAKHPATEFTDVPKDFWAYNAIKIAAQAGFVGGFRDRTFRPEQNVLRLQVIVSLVNGLGLKAADNNSLLGLSDHNIIPSYARSAVATATQNKIVVNYPDSKQFHPNREATRGEVAAMVYQALVVVRQTPSINSPYIFSHS from the coding sequence ATGGTCAACTCTACCGTCGTTGCCACACTTACAATTTATGTCAACCCTACAATTGGCAATGATGCCAATGCTGGGACACGGTTAAATCCTTATAAAACAATTACCCGTGCCCTGAAGGTAACCACAACACCCAAAGTCATTCAGCTTGCCTGTGGAACTTACAACACTGCGAGTGGTGAAATATTTCCACTCATCATTCCAGTGGGTGTGATGCTGATCGGTCATGAAGCAACCAAAGGTCAAGGAATTGTGATTTCCGGCAGTGGAAAGTATGAAAGCGAAAGTTTTGGGATACAAAATATTACGCTGGTATTACTAAATTATGCTCAATTGATGGGCGTCACTGTTGTAAATCCTACAAAAAAAGGGACTGGTGTATGGATTGAATCCACTTCCCCAATTTTGGCTAATAATACTTTTACCAAATGCGGTCGGGAAGCTGTGTTTGTCAGTGGTAGTGCCAAACCACTGATTCAGGAGAATGTATTTCTGGAAAATGGTGTCAGTGGGTTGGTTATGGCAGGTGATAGCAAAGGAGAAGTGTTAAACAATTTTTTCCAAAAAAATCTTTTGGGAATAGCTATCAGTGATTATGTTGAATGTAATGTTCTTAAAAACACCTTTATAGAGAATAGAAATGCGATCGCCCTTTCGCGAGATGCTCGTCCTATCCTGCGAAATAATCTGATCGAAAACAACATTCAAACTGGATTGTTGGTGAATGGGAATGCCGCTCCCGACCTGGGTAATCCTCAAAACCCCGGTGGTAATATTTTCCGTGATAACGGACAGTTTGATATCGAAAATGCAACCTCTGCCCACTTACTATCTGTTAGTAACAATTTAAACTATACCAAAGTTAAGGGAATCATAGAGTTTATTAATCCAACAGAGGATATTGTTCCAGTATCAGTTAACACAGATTTTTCTGACATGGCTGGGCATTGGGCAATGGCCTTTGTAGAAGCTTTACATAAAAATAATTTGATGAACGGCTTTCCTGATGGCACTTTTCGACCTGAAGCGCCTATCACTCGTGCTGAGTATGCCGATGTTATTGCTAGGAGCTTTCAGCTACCTTCCGGAAAAAAAATACGCAAATTTACAGATGTCAAACGAAGTTTTTGGGCATCGTCAGCTATTGAACGTGCTGCTAGTATGGAGTTTATCAGTGCATTTCCGGATGGGACGTTTCGACCAATGCAAAATTTAACAAGGATTCAAACAATAGTCTCTCTGGTGAATGGACTCAAACTAAGTGGGGGCAATCCAAATATTTTAGGTGTGTTTGGCGATAGCGCCCAAATTCCTAGTGCTGCCACAAAAGCGGTAGCGGTTGCGACTGAAAATTTATTGATAGTCAATTATCCTCAGATAAAACTATTAGAACCACTCAGGGACATCACCCGCGCTGAGGTGGCAGCTTGCATCTATCAGGCATTAGTGGCTAGTGGGAAGCAAAAGCCAATTTCTTCTCCCTATATTGTCAATCCTAACGTGGAGATTGCCTCCGACACGGAGGTTATGACACACTGGGCAGCAGGATTTATCCAAGCATTGCTCAAGATGGGTTTGACTCACGGTTTTGCCCATGAGACTTTTGAACCAGATAAACCAATCACTCGCGCCCAGTATGCGGCTTTAGTTGCGGTTTGCTTTAACCCAACTGCCAAACATCCTGCAACTGAGTTTACGGATGTGCCCAAGGATTTTTGGGCGTATAATGCCATCAAAATTGCTGCGCAGGCGGGCTTTGTTGGTGGATTTCGCGATCGCACCTTCCGCCCTGAGCAAAATGTTCTCCGATTACAAGTAATTGTCTCTTTGGTCAATGGACTTGGTCTCAAAGCCGCTGATAACAACAGCTTACTTGGCTTGAGCGATCATAACATAATTCCTAGCTATGCTCGTTCAGCAGTTGCTACTGCCACCCAAAACAAAATTGTTGTGAATTATCCCGATTCTAAACAATTCCACCCAAATCGAGAGGCGACACGAGGGGAAGTGGCTGCTATGGTTTATCAAGCATTAGTGGTGGTGAGGCAAACTCCCAGCATTAATTCACCCTATATCTTTTCCCATTCTTGA
- a CDS encoding ABC transporter ATP-binding protein, with amino-acid sequence MISVEHLSKTYGSTSAITDVTFDVEPGEILGFLGPNGAGKTTTMRILAGYLPATSGTARIAGFDVHDNSLLVRQRIGYLPETPPLYPEMTVEGFLYFVARIKGVSAGDRATKITAAIERCNLQEKRHVIIRKLSKGYRQRVGIAQAIVHDPPAIILDEPTVGLDPRQIIEVRNLIKSLAGSHTIIISTHILPEVSMTCSRVAIINGGKVVATDTPDNLMNQLTKGSGYEIEIEGEAALAKQVLQNVAGVNFVESISAVGMHSHTSLKENQAYLRVISQPGTEPGKDIAAALIGTGFGLLEMRRVNATLEDVFLQLTTEEKILETETEIAEAKEGEAA; translated from the coding sequence ATGATTTCAGTTGAACATCTGAGTAAAACATACGGTTCTACCTCAGCAATTACTGATGTTACTTTCGACGTCGAACCAGGGGAGATTTTGGGGTTTTTGGGACCAAATGGTGCTGGCAAAACCACAACCATGCGAATTTTGGCTGGTTATTTGCCTGCGACGAGTGGAACTGCGCGGATTGCTGGCTTTGATGTCCATGACAATTCTCTGTTGGTGCGGCAACGGATTGGTTACTTACCAGAGACGCCGCCGTTGTATCCAGAGATGACGGTGGAGGGATTTTTGTATTTTGTGGCGCGGATTAAGGGAGTTTCGGCGGGCGATCGCGCCACCAAAATCACAGCCGCAATCGAACGCTGCAATTTACAAGAAAAACGTCACGTCATTATTCGCAAACTTTCCAAAGGATATCGTCAGAGAGTCGGCATTGCTCAAGCAATTGTCCACGATCCACCAGCCATCATTTTAGATGAACCCACAGTCGGACTCGACCCCCGGCAAATCATTGAGGTGCGAAATTTAATTAAAAGTCTTGCGGGAAGCCACACAATCATTATCTCTACTCACATTTTGCCAGAAGTGAGCATGACTTGTAGCCGTGTCGCAATCATCAACGGTGGGAAGGTTGTCGCAACAGATACACCCGACAATCTCATGAACCAATTGACAAAAGGTTCCGGATATGAAATAGAAATTGAAGGAGAAGCGGCTCTCGCCAAACAAGTCCTGCAAAATGTAGCAGGGGTAAACTTTGTCGAATCAATTTCTGCGGTGGGAATGCACAGTCATACCTCCTTAAAGGAAAACCAAGCATACCTGCGGGTGATATCACAACCAGGAACAGAACCAGGAAAAGATATTGCAGCAGCATTGATCGGAACAGGATTCGGTTTACTAGAAATGCGGCGTGTTAACGCTACTCTAGAAGATGTATTTTTACAACTAACTACAGAAGAAAAAATTTTGGAGACTGAGACAGAAATCGCAGAGGCAAAAGAAGGAGAAGCAGCCTAA